The following are from one region of the Papaver somniferum cultivar HN1 unplaced genomic scaffold, ASM357369v1 unplaced-scaffold_132, whole genome shotgun sequence genome:
- the LOC113332644 gene encoding GDSL esterase/lipase At3g62280-like isoform X2, translating to MSSFTVLYVSLCIFFVQFHHTLQATPPILFSFGGTGADTGGYVPASGVYIGMPHGSTFFRKGTGRFGDGRLIIDFLCESLKVKYLSPFLKSLAPDFRSGANFAITGSKTTMDIWAPFSLDVQVKQFFHFQLRSLQLLSQGHKDMTTETGFNNALYMIDIGQNDLLDALYLSNLTAPPVLQKIPAMLAEIKLAVQNLYKTGAKKFWIHNTGPLGCVPREFARHPHNNTDLDAIGCYKVHNDVSIAFNKGLKALCEELRSTFIDATIVYVDIYRIKFDLFARYKRYATQTRDRETGEICNHP from the exons ATGAGTTCTTTTACAGTCTTGTATGTTTctctctgtattttctttgttcagTTTCACCACACTTTGCAAGCAACACCACCCATTTTATTCAGTTTTGGAGGTACGGGCGCGGATACAGGTGGATATGTCCCTGCCTCTGGAGTCTATATCGGTATGCCCCATGGTAGTACGTTCTTCCGCAAGGGGACCGGCCGGTTTGGTGATGGACGCCTGATTATCGATTTCCTCT GTGAAAGTTTGAAGGTGAAGTACCTGAGCCCATTTTTGAAGTCATTGGCACCAGATTTTCGAAGTGGTGCGAATTTTGCCATCACGGGTTCAAAAACCACCATGGATATATGGGCGCCCTTTTCACTAGACGTGCAAGTTAAACAGTTCTTTCACTTCCAGCTCCGTTCACTCCAACTCCTCTCACAAG GTCACAAAGATATGACAACTGAAACTGGATTCAACAATGCGCTTTACATGATTGACATCGGACAAAACGATCTTTTAGATGCCTTATATCTATCAAACTTAACTGCACCACCAGTACTCCAAAAGATTCCAGCAATGCTTGCAGAAATCAAGTTAGCCGTTCAG AATCTTTATAAAACTGGTGCCAAGAAGTTTTGGATACACAACACCGGACCGCTAGGTTGTGTCCCGAGAGAGTTTGCTCGTCACCCTCATAACAACACGGATCTTGATGCAATTGGATGTTATAAGGTTCACAATGATGTGTCGATAGCTTTTAATAAAGGTTTGAAGGCTCTTTGTGAAGAACTGAGGTCAACATTTATAGATGCAACCATTGTCTATGTTGATATATATAGAATCAAATTCGACCTTTTTGCCAGATACAAAAGATATG CCACACAAACCAGAGATAGAGAGACAGGAGAGATCTGTAATCACCCATGA
- the LOC113332644 gene encoding GDSL esterase/lipase At3g62280-like isoform X3 → MSSFTVLYVSLCIFFVQFHHTLQATPPILFSFGGTGADTGGYVPASGVYIGMPHGSTFFRKGTGRFGDGRLIIDFLCESLKVKYLSPFLKSLAPDFRSGANFAITGSKTTMDIWAPFSLDVQVKQFFHFQLRSLQLLSQGHKDMTTETGFNNALYMIDIGQNDLLDALYLSNLTAPPVLQKIPAMLAEIKLAVQNLYKTGAKKFWIHNTGPLGCVPREFARHPHNNTDLDAIGCYKVHNDVSIAFNKGLKALCEELRSTFIDATIVYVDIYRIKFDLFARYKRYGFRVK, encoded by the exons ATGAGTTCTTTTACAGTCTTGTATGTTTctctctgtattttctttgttcagTTTCACCACACTTTGCAAGCAACACCACCCATTTTATTCAGTTTTGGAGGTACGGGCGCGGATACAGGTGGATATGTCCCTGCCTCTGGAGTCTATATCGGTATGCCCCATGGTAGTACGTTCTTCCGCAAGGGGACCGGCCGGTTTGGTGATGGACGCCTGATTATCGATTTCCTCT GTGAAAGTTTGAAGGTGAAGTACCTGAGCCCATTTTTGAAGTCATTGGCACCAGATTTTCGAAGTGGTGCGAATTTTGCCATCACGGGTTCAAAAACCACCATGGATATATGGGCGCCCTTTTCACTAGACGTGCAAGTTAAACAGTTCTTTCACTTCCAGCTCCGTTCACTCCAACTCCTCTCACAAG GTCACAAAGATATGACAACTGAAACTGGATTCAACAATGCGCTTTACATGATTGACATCGGACAAAACGATCTTTTAGATGCCTTATATCTATCAAACTTAACTGCACCACCAGTACTCCAAAAGATTCCAGCAATGCTTGCAGAAATCAAGTTAGCCGTTCAG AATCTTTATAAAACTGGTGCCAAGAAGTTTTGGATACACAACACCGGACCGCTAGGTTGTGTCCCGAGAGAGTTTGCTCGTCACCCTCATAACAACACGGATCTTGATGCAATTGGATGTTATAAGGTTCACAATGATGTGTCGATAGCTTTTAATAAAGGTTTGAAGGCTCTTTGTGAAGAACTGAGGTCAACATTTATAGATGCAACCATTGTCTATGTTGATATATATAGAATCAAATTCGACCTTTTTGCCAGATACAAAAGATATG GTTTTAGGGTTAAGtga
- the LOC113332644 gene encoding GDSL esterase/lipase At3g62280-like isoform X1, translating to MSSFTVLYVSLCIFFVQFHHTLQATPPILFSFGGTGADTGGYVPASGVYIGMPHGSTFFRKGTGRFGDGRLIIDFLCESLKVKYLSPFLKSLAPDFRSGANFAITGSKTTMDIWAPFSLDVQVKQFFHFQLRSLQLLSQGHKDMTTETGFNNALYMIDIGQNDLLDALYLSNLTAPPVLQKIPAMLAEIKLAVQNLYKTGAKKFWIHNTGPLGCVPREFARHPHNNTDLDAIGCYKVHNDVSIAFNKGLKALCEELRSTFIDATIVYVDIYRIKFDLFARYKRYGKQLHTQCCICRKRFVF from the exons ATGAGTTCTTTTACAGTCTTGTATGTTTctctctgtattttctttgttcagTTTCACCACACTTTGCAAGCAACACCACCCATTTTATTCAGTTTTGGAGGTACGGGCGCGGATACAGGTGGATATGTCCCTGCCTCTGGAGTCTATATCGGTATGCCCCATGGTAGTACGTTCTTCCGCAAGGGGACCGGCCGGTTTGGTGATGGACGCCTGATTATCGATTTCCTCT GTGAAAGTTTGAAGGTGAAGTACCTGAGCCCATTTTTGAAGTCATTGGCACCAGATTTTCGAAGTGGTGCGAATTTTGCCATCACGGGTTCAAAAACCACCATGGATATATGGGCGCCCTTTTCACTAGACGTGCAAGTTAAACAGTTCTTTCACTTCCAGCTCCGTTCACTCCAACTCCTCTCACAAG GTCACAAAGATATGACAACTGAAACTGGATTCAACAATGCGCTTTACATGATTGACATCGGACAAAACGATCTTTTAGATGCCTTATATCTATCAAACTTAACTGCACCACCAGTACTCCAAAAGATTCCAGCAATGCTTGCAGAAATCAAGTTAGCCGTTCAG AATCTTTATAAAACTGGTGCCAAGAAGTTTTGGATACACAACACCGGACCGCTAGGTTGTGTCCCGAGAGAGTTTGCTCGTCACCCTCATAACAACACGGATCTTGATGCAATTGGATGTTATAAGGTTCACAATGATGTGTCGATAGCTTTTAATAAAGGTTTGAAGGCTCTTTGTGAAGAACTGAGGTCAACATTTATAGATGCAACCATTGTCTATGTTGATATATATAGAATCAAATTCGACCTTTTTGCCAGATACAAAAGATATGGTAAGCAGCTGCATACACAGTGTTGTATATGTAGAAAAAGATTCGTTTTTTGA